The segment AAGAATATAAGGGAAGAAGCGAAAGCCGAGCTGGAGAAAGCTCAGTTTGTTAGAGAAGAAGCAATGGAGAGAATAAAGACAACAATCTTGGAGATCACTTGTCGTTCTTGCAAGCAACTGTTCCAGCTCCCCGTTATGGCTGATGAAAGTAAGACGTCTCTTGTTATGAGTTATGTTTCCTCGGCGAGAACGGAAGGGGAATTTGAATGATTCTATACTTCTTCATAAATCCCCACAAGGCCGGGCGAAAGGAAAAACATAATGGTTTTAAATGAAATGATTGTATTTTAGTGGTTGCCATTGTGTGGATCCATTTTTTACTATATGCATCATTTTCTGTGTCCACAGTAAATTCCGAGAATTATTTGAAATTTCTGTTAAAGATCTTATCGgttaaaaaaagttaattaatttgtttgttttgtatttaTCTGATTTTAGGctgatattaataaatattttcccAAACCAAAAAACAGATGGTAGTTATTGGTGTGGGGTTGGTTGATTGATTGGTGTAAGTTGAAACTTATGATTATGGAACATTAAGCGTAATAATAAGGTTTAAGAAAATGTTTTGTTCTCTTTATAAACTAATGGACAGTTccataataaaacaaaattaaatgataaaaagccctttttcaaaaaaaaaaaaaattaaatgattatGAATTAATCACTGATTGAGGAGGGGAAACATCACTTAATTAGCATTAAATGCGAGAGAAAATTGGTAGATGGTCGAAATTGTGTGCGTAAGATTCTCAGGTATAAATGATTGATGTtcacctaataaaatatgatcaCGAGTCACCTCTTTCTCTTTCCCATCTTTACATTACTGTAGTTGTAGCCTAGTAGTCTTAATTCGACCAAACGAGAAACCATCTCTCTCACATAGAGAAGAATCTTCTAAGAAACCGTTGCAGGagttaaataattagaaattttgtttttggtatATCGTTTCTTCTTAGCTACCTGATCTTAGAACTTAAAACAGTatgaaatttacaaaataatatctTAGTTATTTTatgtaaccaaaataaattatataaaaattatattttcttaatctttgtgcaaAAACTTTAAACACCATTTAAAGCGATATAAGGAGAGTATTGTATATGATAAATTGAAGTAACGAGTAGTATTATCTAACGATCAGCTTATGGATATTGAAAAGAACAAGAGTATATCATTTGTTGAGAGGTTAAAAATTCTGAGCTGTTGAATGGGTAAACTAATACTATAGTATATCAAAAAAACTATTGGAGACCGATCAAGCATGTGCTATAAAATGGGAGGAACAAATTCAAAAGATACCATCATGAAAAAAGCCAAAATCAGTGTCAAAGGgagtgaaaaaaataaagatatgcaATGATGTAGAGAGGTAGGGAAGGAGTAAATGCCGTGTTTAAGAGCAGAAGTAGTTGTCGTTTGcctttttagaagaaaaaagtaAAGACATGAATTTCAGTGCCAAAAGAGATTGGTTAGGAGTCAGGCTTCAGTCTTTCTCACCTGACTCTTCCCTCACTTtcatgatttcatttcttatctCTCTCTGTTCACTTTTCTTACACCTTTAAAGCCCCACACTCTCTCTTCGTGATCTCCACAATCTTGCAATCTTTTCAAAGatgaattttctaaaatattactccctccgttcttTTTTAACTGACGTTTTACAATATTTGTTTTGTCTCCATTTACTTGTCGTTTCCAAAAACCAAAGCAAAAGATAACATAAAGTGACTTGTTTTACCCTTATACTTGTGAGTTGTCGTAATAATGATTTAAAGTTAATTCATATATAAAAAGGCTAGAATAGGTATTTGGATAGCTGCCTAAATATGTGTAAAAAGTTGTAAAACGTCATTTAAATTAGGACAGAGGGAGtatgtatattaaaaatataatgaacttttacaattaaattttattcTACTTTTACTAGAAACTTTATAATAACTtgtaacaaaataaacaaattattaaaaatattttaaatttattttaaaatatacaaattattaataaaaattactaaaaagcACTTCCTCCGCTCCTAAATGTAAGACGTTTTAGGTAAAACACGCTTATtaagaaaatctatttttatctaaaatatattattaaaattataaattaaaaacaactgaactaattacaaaataaaaccattaaatttgattggttacATAATTTTTGATAAAGTTCAAGTTGTCTTAAAATATGAGAATATCTTACATATTGGAACATAAAAATTCTTctaaatactatatatttagGGATAGAGGGAGAATTTTTTTATGGAATAAACTGACAGAGTAATATGTTTGATAGTTTTGTGTATAACGACAAGGAACAAAATTCTAAAAAGGATAAATatatgaaacttgtaacaaaataTATGAAGCTCGTTTTAAAACCTATTTTAGCTACCTTTGTATAGGACATGCAAGTCGTAAACCAAAATTTAAGGCCCAAAGCGATATAGCAATCTGCGGTGAGGTGGACACTTCGATTCTTGATTCGGATTCCATTCGGTTCGGTTCTAGATTTTTTCCAACTGAAATAAACTAtaattagtttggtttggatcggttttggttttgtttgtatTCGATTCGGTTTGTATTCGATTTGGTGTGTTATGGTTCGTACTAATCAAGTTCACTTAGTTTAATTCTTTTAAGagaactaatattttaaaacacatGGTCATGCAATCATTATAGtgaatatgaaaaaataaactatataaactaaatctaatataaaattaaaataaaaacttttaaaacacaaaaaactataaaaacgTAATTAAATCAAAGTTAACTaaagtaaatagaaaaataaaaaacatcattaatataTAATGCTTCTTCTATGtaaattaaatctaatataATACTGAAAAAGTCTAGTGTTAggattttagtatattttataatgCTAGTATGTTTAAttcaaataataacaaaaacatattGGTTTAATTCGCTTCAGTTTAATTCGTTTCGGTTCGGATTGGTTTCGATTTGCTTTGTTCGgactaaaaaatattaaaccataATTAGTTTGGTTTGACTCAATTCAGTTCGGTtttttttgcccacccctaatcCATGAATATAAAAAGGAATGGTCTAATGTTGGGCTTGGATATACTTGTTGATACtcaatttgatatatattatatatggaaAACCTTTTTTGctattacataaatattatatgaaaagtATGGTCTAATATTGGGCTTGAAAAGTGTTTAATCATAGTATTTGTCTAAATATCTGAACATGTTtcttaaaaatttgataatgtTAATGAATAACAGGAAGTTAAGCTTAATATTTTTAAGACTGATGTTGTAATTTAAGTCAAGAATACTGGGAACTCAAGAAGATAATCTGATATTCTACAGACTAAAGAAACTAAACTTTGACATAAAACATCCAAGTGCAAACACACAACCACAGAGCAAGCAGCATCCAAGTGTGTATGATATCATAGACTTAAAAGAGATGATCAAAATCATGGGGGCTTTTTAAGAGGTTTCGACGTCTGAGAGATCCAAACCTTCACGGTAAAGCTCAAAGTCATTAGGGCTCCATCTGCAGACTAAGTTGAGTTTGAAAGTAGCCAACTTAATTCCCAACAGACGctgcaaaattatttcatatagCCCAAAGCATAAGCAAATTTtcagaaaacaaagaaaaaggacAAAAGGTTTTAAATTTACCAAAATGCGAGAAGATTCTGGCGAAAGAGGCTTTCCTTCTTCACAAACTACAAAGTCTGAGAGTAACTCTACCGTACCTACATTATGTAATGAATCAGCAAAAGACATTATAACTTTGTGGATCAATATTTCTTTCAATACTTGTGATTACAAACCTTTGTTGAGACGAACAGGCATACCCTGCTTCCTTAGAAACGGTTCCATCTCATGCGTGAACTGTTCTAGAGGACCTTCTTTCAGCTCAACCTGATCAATTCAAAACAGAGTTGTTCAGTAATTAAGATAAATAAGACATACACAGTTCTTGAAATAACGGGGGGTCAATCTTGTTTGTTTATCTAGAGACACGCATATATAAAGCTGGCATTAAGTGTCTATATACGAACCGTTTCTACAGCAGTGCTTCCAGTCCTTGAAAAGTCTGAATCCTCATACGCGTTAAACAAGCTGCAATGCAATAAGAATAAGTATTTTGAGCCGTAACTAAAACAATAAGCAAAGCCAGGAGATAAATAGAGATACATTTCAAGCCCCTCAAATAGATTACCTTTCGACCTCTTCTTTTGGCATATCTGTTACAAGAAGTCCAGCATCACCATGAAGCAGCTGAAACAACATCCCACAACATAATatgttaaaatgtaaaaaaaggCCAAGTAATAGTATAAGATAGCAGCAGAGAACACCAACCTTGGAGACTTTAAAGATGCCAGGACGGATTTCATCAGAAGCCGAACGACCAAGAGCAACCTGCATCACTTTGTTCGAACCGAGGAAGAACCTAAAACCAATAAGAAACCAAACAGTATCACTAAACTACAAAATCAAAGATTGAAGGAAACAGATACTAATCTATTCATGATTACAACAGAAACAAAGAAACAGACCTTCCATTGTGCCTAAACTGGTTTCTAAACTCCTTGAATTTGATGTTTCTCATGTTCTCAAAAGAGAAAACATAGACAGATGTATGTTTTTCGACAGCCTCTCTGATTCCATTTACAATAATCTCCTTGTGCTCCCTTcctttcttctttgtcttcgACAAAGTAACTGCAGCAGCAACAACGACAACAAAGACTCAAAATCTTTATTCAAAAGGGGCTCCACTACAAAAAACACAGAGCTTCCCAGCTCAGTAACGAACGAAGATGCTATAAGTTTCAAGACAATAGAACCATGAAAGAgtgaaggaagagagagagttCCTGACCTGGTCTGTCTCGCTTTGATTTAGGCATGTCTTGTAGGCTTCAGACTGATTGAAGTGAAAAGTTGACAGCAACCGAAGTAGAGACGGCTTTGTCTTCTTAATCAATTTTCTTTCACAAGAAAAAACTGAAACCCTCGTTCCCCGCTTTAGTTCGTTTTTTT is part of the Brassica rapa cultivar Chiifu-401-42 chromosome A09, CAAS_Brap_v3.01, whole genome shotgun sequence genome and harbors:
- the LOC103840549 gene encoding mRNA turnover protein 4 homolog, with the translated sequence MPKSKRDRPVTLSKTKKKGREHKEIIVNGIREAVEKHTSVYVFSFENMRNIKFKEFRNQFRHNGRFFLGSNKVMQVALGRSASDEIRPGIFKVSKLLHGDAGLLVTDMPKEEVESLFNAYEDSDFSRTGSTAVETVELKEGPLEQFTHEMEPFLRKQGMPVRLNKGTVELLSDFVVCEEGKPLSPESSRILRLLGIKLATFKLNLVCRWSPNDFELYREGLDLSDVETS